A DNA window from Chitinispirillales bacterium ANBcel5 contains the following coding sequences:
- a CDS encoding SUMF1/EgtB/PvdO family nonheme iron enzyme yields the protein MKNILLFTLLIIIITGCGSRKEEEAPQPVEPIEYSPSSPPEDMVYIPGGVFMMGLDGFAGNFYKQTSPRHPVSVSPFYISEHTVIIRNFTLTVNPNASFDRIRDVHLTPERTSFYDAVMFCNFISRRDGLEEVYEIKSNENGTITNIFTHI from the coding sequence ATGAAGAACATACTACTGTTTACTCTGCTTATAATTATTATTACAGGCTGCGGCTCCCGAAAAGAGGAAGAGGCTCCACAACCGGTTGAACCCATAGAGTATTCACCTTCATCTCCCCCTGAGGATATGGTCTATATACCGGGTGGGGTGTTCATGATGGGGCTTGATGGTTTTGCTGGAAATTTTTATAAACAGACCAGCCCGAGACACCCTGTGAGTGTCTCACCTTTCTACATATCTGAACATACAGTTATAATACGTAATTTTACTCTGACTGTAAATCCTAATGCAAGTTTTGATAGGATAAGGGACGTACATCTTACACCTGAGCGGACTTCCTTTTATGATGCAGTAATGTTCTGTAATTTCATAAGCAGGCGTGATGGTCTTGAAGAGGTGTATGAGATCAAAAGCAATGAAAATGGAACCATCACCAATATTTTTACTCACATT
- a CDS encoding LysM domain-containing protein has product MKQYTVKDGEDLGSIARKFWLASWKYLYEINKDIIGDNPDLLKPGTKLKIPQWNDTQGDEKIEAKGGKVREYVNGLRYAYVWVPFSMSLMDRKGRPLQENTDAYKFTVLETSQQESRTIYEKVFSKCDEIGALVPFAHNYETRVELNKE; this is encoded by the coding sequence ATGAAACAATACACTGTCAAAGACGGAGAGGATCTGGGCAGCATCGCACGCAAGTTCTGGCTCGCTTCCTGGAAATACCTCTACGAAATCAACAAAGACATCATTGGCGACAATCCCGATCTTCTGAAACCCGGAACAAAACTCAAAATTCCCCAGTGGAACGACACCCAGGGGGATGAAAAGATAGAGGCAAAGGGAGGAAAGGTAAGAGAGTATGTGAACGGGTTGCGGTATGCATATGTGTGGGTGCCGTTCAGTATGAGTTTGATGGATAGGAAGGGGCGTCCTCTGCAGGAAAACACTGATGCCTACAAATTTACTGTTTTGGAAACATCACAGCAGGAAAGCAGAACTATCTACGAAAAAGTCTTTTCAAAGTGTGATGAAATCGGGGCGCTTGTTCCGTTTGCACATAATTATGAAACGAGAGTGGAACTTAATAAAGAGTGA
- a CDS encoding PAAR domain-containing protein, with product MMAARVTDMTAHAGTITGPGCPNVLIGKVPAARMGDMHMCPMVTPGVPPVPHVGGPIVGGCPTVLIGKLPAARQGDMCVCVGPPSSIVLGCPTVLIGSGGGGGGGGGGASAASANTAQALKEGKIKPVEGTETFPVEIQAALSEMNKYCAPEEVQQKIKEIGEALAAAGEQQKKEPLTIKDIVEVLKEVEKEEGYEAASHFASHLDYGKLTDMAKAFVSGENSDPDNDPNRMPTRFMLLYGMDDSQIKEIDDHPDRFEGEEHKINVKNLRRGLRLLGYDVEEEGSYDNEVMQAHFQFLASAMNGAPYPYDELEEDDDEEEDDDEEDDDEEERADSEKRILKIELGIEPNNSDVHNDNFILYSTDKERSFKQIKSVKDYLDRDKRSIEMIFTGLDERLRYSLKIESGTDERTEYVFRNRPCGEWV from the coding sequence ATGATGGCTGCACGTGTGACTGATATGACCGCCCACGCGGGGACTATTACCGGGCCGGGTTGCCCAAATGTACTAATAGGAAAAGTGCCTGCCGCCCGAATGGGCGATATGCACATGTGTCCTATGGTCACCCCGGGGGTGCCCCCTGTACCTCATGTAGGAGGACCTATCGTTGGGGGATGCCCCACTGTACTTATCGGAAAACTTCCCGCGGCTAGACAAGGGGATATGTGTGTGTGTGTGGGACCACCGTCATCGATCGTTTTAGGATGCCCAACAGTACTTATCGGCTCCGGTGGTGGAGGCGGCGGGGGTGGGGGAGGTGCATCAGCAGCCTCTGCAAACACTGCCCAGGCATTAAAGGAGGGCAAAATAAAGCCGGTTGAGGGGACAGAAACGTTCCCCGTTGAGATTCAGGCAGCACTTTCTGAGATGAATAAGTACTGCGCCCCCGAAGAGGTGCAGCAGAAAATTAAAGAGATAGGCGAAGCTCTGGCTGCTGCAGGGGAGCAGCAAAAAAAGGAACCGCTCACTATAAAGGACATCGTTGAGGTTTTAAAAGAGGTTGAGAAAGAAGAGGGATACGAGGCAGCCAGCCACTTTGCGTCCCATTTGGATTACGGTAAACTCACCGATATGGCAAAAGCGTTTGTTTCGGGTGAAAACAGTGATCCTGACAACGACCCTAACCGCATGCCTACCCGCTTTATGCTGCTTTATGGCATGGATGATTCCCAGATCAAGGAGATCGATGATCATCCCGACCGCTTTGAGGGCGAAGAACACAAGATCAATGTAAAAAACCTGAGAAGGGGGTTGAGGCTCCTGGGGTATGATGTGGAGGAGGAGGGCTCCTATGATAATGAGGTGATGCAGGCTCATTTCCAGTTTCTGGCTTCGGCGATGAATGGTGCACCGTATCCGTATGATGAGTTGGAGGAGGATGATGATGAGGAGGAGGATGATGATGAGGAGGATGATGATGAGGAGGAGAGAGCAGATTCTGAAAAGCGCATTCTAAAAATTGAACTTGGTATAGAACCGAATAATTCAGATGTCCACAATGACAATTTCATTCTTTACAGTACTGACAAAGAGAGGTCTTTTAAGCAGATAAAAAGCGTTAAAGATTATTTGGATAGAGATAAAAGATCCATTGAGATGATTTTTACGGGATTAGACGAGCGGTTACGTTATTCGCTGAAAATTGAATCAGGGACGGATGAAAGGACGGAATATGTTTTTAGAAACCGTCCTTGTGGAGAGTGGGTATGA
- a CDS encoding zinc-ribbon domain-containing protein, producing MGICANKDYNLTKTHPEVIYQWDYERNGDLKPEHLTPGSDKKAFFKCEKGHSWKTSIKVRTRGRGCPYCLGSRITGKESLKGKYPQLAKEWDKVKNGTLSPAEVAPGSHKAVWWRCKKGHSWKTVVKSRALSGTGCPYCSGRKFSPENSLWRNNRALALQWHPIKNGTLRPKDISVKSERKVWWRCKKGHEWRAAVGPRNRGNGCPYCAGRAVGKENSLATMHPELALQWHKTKNGKLTPHDVTPGSNTRVWWKCSKKHSWQTDIVTRVKAGTGCPYCANHLPSAQNNLQKVNPKLASQWHPEKNGDLTPRNTVARYTKKVWWRCSKGHEWMASPYKRMSGRGCPYCSHTLITAETSFAAVNPEQSAFWHPKKNGSLKPTDVFPWSTKKVWWLCMRGHEWKAMVSSLNGGSCCPYCSGRIPLPKKSLAVTHPYLAKQWHSEKNGSLTPEDVTELSTYVVWWKRGKRVWREVIKHRARREIR from the coding sequence ATGGGTATTTGTGCGAATAAAGACTACAACCTCACCAAAACTCATCCCGAAGTGATTTATCAGTGGGACTATGAGCGCAACGGAGACCTTAAACCTGAACATCTAACTCCCGGTTCAGATAAAAAGGCGTTTTTCAAATGTGAAAAAGGACATAGCTGGAAGACATCGATTAAAGTTCGTACCCGGGGAAGAGGGTGTCCCTACTGTTTAGGAAGTAGAATCACTGGTAAAGAGTCGCTTAAGGGAAAGTATCCCCAACTGGCTAAAGAGTGGGACAAAGTAAAAAACGGCACGCTTTCACCTGCAGAGGTTGCCCCCGGATCGCATAAAGCTGTGTGGTGGAGGTGTAAAAAGGGACATTCCTGGAAAACGGTAGTGAAAAGCCGTGCGCTTTCAGGCACAGGGTGCCCCTATTGCAGCGGGCGAAAATTTTCTCCTGAAAACTCATTGTGGAGAAATAACCGTGCCCTTGCGCTTCAGTGGCACCCCATAAAAAATGGTACACTTCGTCCCAAAGACATTTCGGTGAAATCGGAAAGGAAAGTGTGGTGGAGGTGTAAAAAGGGGCATGAGTGGCGTGCCGCGGTGGGGCCAAGAAACAGAGGTAACGGTTGCCCCTATTGCGCGGGAAGAGCTGTAGGTAAGGAGAATAGTCTTGCAACCATGCATCCGGAGCTTGCCCTTCAGTGGCATAAAACCAAAAACGGTAAACTTACCCCTCATGATGTAACCCCTGGTTCAAACACAAGAGTATGGTGGAAGTGCAGCAAAAAGCACTCCTGGCAAACGGACATAGTTACCAGGGTAAAAGCGGGAACCGGATGTCCCTATTGTGCAAATCACCTTCCTTCGGCTCAGAACAACCTTCAAAAAGTAAACCCGAAACTGGCATCCCAGTGGCATCCTGAAAAAAATGGTGATTTGACACCTCGTAATACAGTTGCTCGTTACACCAAAAAAGTGTGGTGGAGGTGCAGTAAGGGCCATGAATGGATGGCCTCGCCGTATAAGCGTATGAGCGGACGTGGTTGTCCGTACTGCTCGCATACTTTGATTACCGCGGAAACAAGTTTTGCTGCGGTGAATCCCGAACAAAGTGCGTTCTGGCACCCCAAAAAAAACGGCTCCCTTAAGCCAACCGATGTTTTCCCCTGGAGTACAAAAAAGGTGTGGTGGCTCTGTATGAGAGGCCATGAATGGAAAGCAATGGTTTCGAGTCTTAATGGTGGATCTTGCTGCCCCTACTGTAGCGGAAGAATCCCTTTGCCCAAAAAGTCTCTGGCTGTCACTCACCCCTATCTTGCCAAACAGTGGCACTCTGAGAAAAATGGCTCACTGACACCTGAGGATGTTACCGAGCTTTCCACCTACGTGGTCTGGTGGAAAAGGGGAAAAAGGGTATGGAGAGAGGTGATAAAGCATCGGGCAAGACGGGAAATTCGTTAG
- a CDS encoding DUF1007 family protein translates to MFQKSVKAALLMLLFSISLLAHPHLFIDVSARFVINDSGLDGIQVLWEIDDMNSAMMVEHYDRNSDGVFDESERAEIEKVFNNLSMYNYYTTVEVDGRGYDFGRVENFVPSITHQSRIQYAFFIPVSVSFDVKESKEITITFSDPEIYTAFFLDKNLIQATSDESFSTDLSFRTRNFAETIVLEIFRSAD, encoded by the coding sequence TTGTTTCAAAAAAGTGTAAAAGCTGCGCTGTTAATGCTGCTTTTTTCTATCTCACTTCTTGCACACCCTCACCTTTTTATCGATGTTTCTGCACGTTTTGTCATTAATGATTCGGGGCTTGATGGGATCCAGGTCCTTTGGGAAATCGATGATATGAACAGTGCTATGATGGTCGAGCATTATGACAGAAACAGTGACGGGGTTTTTGATGAAAGTGAGCGTGCAGAAATCGAGAAAGTATTCAATAATCTCTCGATGTATAATTACTATACCACCGTTGAGGTTGATGGCAGGGGGTACGATTTTGGCAGGGTAGAGAACTTTGTGCCATCCATAACTCATCAATCAAGAATCCAATACGCTTTTTTTATCCCCGTTTCGGTTTCCTTTGATGTTAAAGAATCAAAGGAGATCACGATAACATTCAGTGATCCCGAGATCTATACCGCTTTTTTTCTGGACAAAAATCTCATTCAGGCAACAAGTGATGAATCCTTTAGTACTGATTTGTCCTTCAGAACACGAAATTTTGCCGAAACTATCGTTCTTGAAATCTTTAGGAGTGCAGATTGA
- a CDS encoding glycosyl hydrolase family 65 protein, which produces MKDEHFSIVYDGYKSSEEPLREALCTLGNGYFATRGANETCHAQNNHYPGTYLAGGYNRLKSRVAGELIESEDFVNWPNWLYMSFKIDDQEWFSLDDVDIVSYHQVLDTYRGMLQCTIRFKDHNGKETILVTHRLVHMGSPHLAAIQWTITPTNWSGKITVHSALDGRVKNEGVERYKSLNNNHLETLSYGCTRTGSIYLEVQTCQSRIRMAQAARNRLYHPDGSPIDCKRRVVNENSYIAEELTFDCKQDTPSYAEKVVALYTSRDVGISEPILEATEHLERAGDFRELLSSHQRAWRELWDTFDVEIRDGDESQKVIRLHIFHILQTASPHTYDLDVGIPPRGLHGEAYRGHILWDELFTFPFLNFRNPLLTSEFLLYRHRRLDRARLAAKEAGYRGAMYPWQSGSNGREESQRIHLNPVSGRWIPDETYLQRHVNSAIVYSIWQYFQTTDDKEFLYFFGAEIIFEIALFWSSVAHYNPERQRFEIHGVIGPDEYHTRYPASEKPGINNNAYTNVMAAWVILRAIDILNLLDDARKEELLTRLRIDNSELERWYNISTNMYIPFTNSIIDQFEGYNDLKELDWEQYVNKYGEDIRLDRILEKEGDSVNNYKASKQADVLMLFYLFSGEEIEELFSHLGYSFEHSMIEDNIEYYRHRTSHGSTLSRHVFSWVISRSDRERSWNIFKKALMSDIEDIQGGTTPEGIHLGAMSGTVDMIQRCYTGLEAREDVLHFAPQLPSNLKEIKLKLRYRSHWIYITLNHECMNIAFEKGWGNPIKVKVFDSEYVFSEKESMSFRLEM; this is translated from the coding sequence ATGAAGGATGAACATTTTTCAATCGTTTACGATGGTTATAAGTCATCAGAAGAACCACTCAGAGAGGCACTTTGTACACTGGGAAATGGCTATTTTGCAACCAGAGGGGCAAACGAAACATGCCATGCTCAAAACAATCATTACCCGGGCACCTATCTTGCGGGTGGCTATAACCGCTTAAAATCACGAGTTGCAGGCGAACTAATAGAAAGTGAAGACTTCGTAAACTGGCCAAACTGGCTCTATATGAGCTTTAAAATTGATGATCAGGAGTGGTTTAGCCTCGATGATGTTGATATTGTTTCCTATCACCAGGTGCTGGATACGTATCGGGGAATGCTTCAGTGCACTATTCGTTTCAAAGACCACAACGGAAAAGAAACTATTCTGGTAACCCACCGTTTGGTTCATATGGGTTCTCCACATTTGGCCGCGATTCAGTGGACCATTACCCCAACCAACTGGTCCGGCAAAATAACTGTTCACAGCGCCCTTGATGGTAGGGTAAAAAATGAAGGTGTTGAGCGCTATAAAAGCCTCAATAACAATCATCTGGAAACCCTTTCCTACGGTTGCACCAGAACAGGTTCAATCTATCTGGAAGTACAGACCTGCCAATCACGCATTCGCATGGCACAAGCAGCAAGAAATAGATTGTACCATCCTGATGGCTCACCCATTGATTGTAAACGAAGAGTGGTCAATGAAAACAGCTACATTGCCGAAGAACTTACATTTGATTGTAAGCAGGATACACCAAGTTATGCAGAGAAGGTGGTCGCGCTGTATACATCACGGGATGTAGGGATAAGCGAACCGATACTTGAGGCTACAGAGCACCTGGAGCGTGCCGGAGATTTTAGAGAATTACTAAGCTCCCACCAAAGAGCCTGGCGTGAGTTGTGGGATACCTTTGATGTAGAAATCAGGGATGGCGATGAAAGCCAAAAAGTGATTCGGCTCCATATTTTCCATATCCTTCAAACAGCTTCACCCCATACCTATGACCTTGATGTAGGAATCCCCCCCAGGGGGCTTCATGGTGAAGCGTACAGAGGACATATTCTCTGGGATGAACTGTTCACGTTTCCGTTTCTCAATTTCAGAAACCCGCTTTTAACCAGTGAGTTTCTTTTGTACCGCCATCGAAGGCTTGACAGGGCACGGTTAGCCGCAAAAGAGGCGGGCTACAGAGGAGCAATGTATCCCTGGCAAAGTGGAAGTAATGGTAGAGAGGAGAGTCAAAGAATTCACCTGAACCCGGTATCGGGAAGGTGGATCCCGGATGAAACCTACCTTCAGCGCCATGTAAACTCTGCGATTGTTTACAGTATATGGCAATACTTTCAAACCACCGATGACAAAGAATTTCTCTACTTTTTCGGAGCTGAGATAATATTCGAAATTGCTCTGTTCTGGTCTTCAGTAGCCCATTATAATCCCGAAAGGCAACGGTTTGAAATCCATGGCGTTATAGGTCCCGATGAGTATCATACGCGCTATCCTGCGTCAGAAAAACCAGGCATCAACAACAATGCTTATACAAACGTCATGGCAGCCTGGGTAATACTTCGTGCAATCGATATACTTAATTTGCTGGATGATGCACGAAAAGAAGAACTTCTCACAAGGTTAAGAATAGATAACTCAGAATTGGAAAGATGGTATAATATCAGTACAAATATGTACATTCCTTTCACCAACAGCATAATCGATCAATTTGAAGGTTATAACGATCTTAAAGAGCTGGACTGGGAGCAATATGTAAATAAATATGGAGAAGATATTCGACTCGATAGAATACTTGAAAAAGAGGGAGATTCTGTTAACAATTACAAGGCAAGCAAACAGGCTGATGTATTGATGCTTTTCTATCTTTTCTCAGGCGAGGAGATAGAGGAGCTGTTTAGCCATCTTGGGTATTCTTTTGAGCACTCAATGATCGAGGACAATATCGAATATTACCGCCATCGCACCTCTCATGGCTCAACATTAAGCCGCCATGTATTCTCATGGGTAATCTCCCGTTCTGACCGGGAACGATCCTGGAATATCTTTAAAAAAGCACTTATGTCAGATATAGAAGACATACAGGGCGGAACAACTCCTGAGGGGATTCATCTGGGCGCGATGAGTGGAACTGTTGATATGATTCAGCGCTGTTATACCGGTCTTGAAGCCAGAGAGGATGTCCTTCACTTTGCACCCCAGTTACCTTCCAACTTAAAAGAGATAAAACTGAAACTTCGGTACAGAAGCCACTGGATCTACATCACACTAAACCACGAGTGTATGAATATCGCCTTTGAAAAAGGGTGGGGAAACCCGATTAAAGTGAAGGTATTTGACAGTGAGTACGTGTTTTCAGAAAAAGAAAGTATGAGTTTCAGGCTTGAGATGTAG